In the genome of Chaetodon trifascialis isolate fChaTrf1 chromosome 21, fChaTrf1.hap1, whole genome shotgun sequence, the window cagcagcagccctTGTTGTTCACCTTCAAGCTGGTGCCCTGGATAATGCGCTGGATGTCTCTGGCCAGATGCTTGCTCTGCAGGTTCACACATAGTGGCtctctggaaaaacagaaatgggGTTAAGGAGGCATCTACTGCAGCTACAGAACCACCAAGATGATGCAGATCCAGGCAAAAACTCCAATGGCATAGAGGAAAATTCTTACTTTTTCCTCTCGTAGAAATGTTTTCCGAGGTGGGATGGCAGAAGGCGGCGGACACGCTCGTCAGAAAGGAACATGTCAAAGTTCCCCAGCAGACGGCGCTTAGCTTCATACGGTTTGTACTCTGTCTTTAGGACCTTGTAAGGGATGATCTGTTCCGGACACAGGGACACATTGTGACTACGGTTAGCATAAATAGGAGGCCTTCATGTAGACCAAAAACCTTGCTGGCTGGTAAATCACTTTGTTAGATTTAAGACTTGTCAGATCACTGTGGCGAGTCAACCAACTTCATGGTCATGAATGTATATAATATTTGTTATAATCCAATGTAGATTTATCCATGCTGGTAGATACCTGGGTGACATTTTTGACTCccttcacctccagcagcttctgatAAAACCTCTGGGTCTGTTCTGGGGTCATTTTGGGCTCATCTCTGGTGAAGAGGCAAACCTCGTCTGTGTCAGTCCGCTGGCCATGGGGCAGAGGACTGAGGGCGAAACGAAAAGTCAGTATCAACAACAACTGCTACAGAAAAAGTGCAGGTCAGGCGTGAAAGCAGCTTTATGCTCCTGTGTGGAGGACTCACATGCGGATGGTCTGTGCCTCTTTGGGGATCTTCCAGAGGGTGAAGAGCAGGCTGATGTGCTGAGTGTCGTCCAGGAACAGGGAGTCACTGGTCGACTTGGTTTTCAGGAAAGCCTGCAAGGCTTGGACGGCCTTTTTCACCTGACAGGTGCATTAAGTCAACAGTTATAACAGACAATAGAAACTCACCGACAAGCTCTAATTTCCTTCCATTTTTTCCAGGCTATAAAACTTGTCGCTGTTACACTGAGAATTAGCTCCGTTGCTAAACCTAACAAGCTAGCTAAGGCTATTTCATACCTCCGGCCGATTCATAACAAAATAATTTGTTACGGTCACGGGAACCTCTATTAGCAGACAATATATCTACACAGagttgaaatgttttgcagcATAAAGACAGTTTTTACCTGAACTCGCTCTAACACGACTCTTCTTTCCTCAGCCATGCTGTCTGCTTCACGTGTTATCTGCAGCCACGCATGCGCATTTGGCATCTTCTACGTCACACACtacaaaacaaactttatttgtacacCATCTTTGAACACTCGTGAATAAAAGTCTCCTGACAGGAATTTAAGTTCAAATAATGGATTCAGATATTTTAATCTTAATAATAAAGTAACGTAAAGCTCTGAAAATCAATAccttttaaaatataaaaatattaaaatgcatAAATCAACAAAGCATTTGTACAGACATATTTTGACACTACAATAATGAACAGGAAATGTCAGGATTTGGCATTGcccacattaaaagaaaaacaagtacACCTTTCTTTTGCAGCttgatcatttattttcattttagattatgtaacagctgtgtgtctgtctgtttgtgtgagtgtgtttatccATGGTTCATCAGAGAAGTAGGTGAGCTCAATCCAATTAAACCATCTCATGTGGAGAGAGACCAAACTAAAAATTTTGGTACAGCAATCCTTAAAACCAAATAGCTGTCCATTGGATTCTTAATCCCACTCTTAGAAAGGGAGACGCACTTTCAAATTATAATTATAGGATAACTCTGGTCTTTTGCAGGATATGAAATCTTTCcgtagttttttgtttttcttccccaATCTCAGTAACACTGCATCCATCTCCATTCTAAAAACAAATGGCGTGGCCAGCCGACAGCGCGGTTAGCCGTGGGAGTACAGAGGGGGGAACATGTAGCTACATTAGTGGCATAGCTGAGCTCTCAATATGAGAAAGCTGACACACTGGACTTGGTCTCTCACTTCATATTGTTCATCATAAAAACTGATTCAgtcttattttcttcatttgttgcaattttattctctttctttcctccttttcatgtttctcctcttcagcaTAGTTGTGTGTAAAGAGAGAGTAGCTGTTTGGGTCGGCTCTAGCAGCGTTTCTCCTCTGGTAACGAGTGGAAGAACTCCATGCATGCTGCCACTGTTGCATTTAGTCCTTTTCTGGCACCAGCTTCAGCACTTTGCCGATGGCGATAGTTTTCCCTgaggagagaagtgagagaCAAAAGAGCGATTCAAGATTTTTGGTTGGATCAGAGGAAAaataagacagacagactctgcTATAACATCTGTGTCCATAAAACAAGCGGTGTAAGATCTACTAGTGAGACATACTCAAACTCTCCCTCACCTTCGTCTCTCAGCGTGAATCGTCCCATCTGAGGGAAGTCCTTGAACGTCTCTAAGCAGATGACACCCGCTGCCCGCAGCCTGGCGATACACACCTGGTCCTGCTTAACAAAGCGTGGTCGAGTTTTGCTTTTCTCCCCCGTCTTCTTGTCCACAAGACAGATTAAGGCCTGCAGTCGGATTTTTAAAAGTTGAAGCAGAGTCCAGCAGGCCGCCCACAAACTAACGCTGGTTGAACAAATACgataaagagtaaaaaaaaagtcaaacttaCTGTGATTTGCACTTCTTCGATGCAGGTGTGGATGTGAAGGACCGCGTTGTAACCAGGACAAATAATTGATTTGTGCTCA includes:
- the rsl1d1 gene encoding ribosomal L1 domain-containing protein 1 is translated as MAEERRVVLERVQVKKAVQALQAFLKTKSTSDSLFLDDTQHISLLFTLWKIPKEAQTIRIPLPHGQRTDTDEVCLFTRDEPKMTPEQTQRFYQKLLEVKGVKNVTQIIPYKVLKTEYKPYEAKRRLLGNFDMFLSDERVRRLLPSHLGKHFYERKKEPLCVNLQSKHLARDIQRIIQGTSLKVNNKGCCCMARVGHSGMTADEVTENIEAAVQTVVAKLRMKGPVMKLIHLKSQTSVALPIYTSDLGHLAVLEEAEKQAQTPKKKGAADKKKAKKNKTEDVKETDTTVKEEEKKVEKEEEDEEIPQLVPIATPSKQPKLEKPSKKKQLEKAPKSSVAKEKKTASRRTKNAGKTDAKVKRKVPKVK